One stretch of Variovorax sp. 54 DNA includes these proteins:
- the fliS gene encoding flagellar export chaperone FliS, which translates to MYSSHHSRTGAGVYARVGIETRAMSASPLQLIHMLFDGAKTAIGAARLHMAAGDIGAKGQAISKAINIVDNGLKASLDAGAAGEAGTQIVGNLSSLYDYVVQRLLLANLRNDVQALDEADRLLDHLASAWREIDDRPPN; encoded by the coding sequence ATGTACAGCTCTCACCACTCCCGCACCGGCGCCGGCGTCTACGCACGTGTCGGCATCGAGACGCGCGCCATGAGCGCGTCGCCGCTGCAGCTCATCCACATGCTGTTCGATGGCGCGAAGACCGCCATCGGTGCGGCGCGCCTGCACATGGCGGCCGGCGACATCGGCGCCAAGGGGCAGGCGATTTCGAAGGCGATCAACATCGTCGACAACGGCCTGAAGGCCAGCCTCGACGCCGGGGCGGCCGGCGAGGCCGGCACCCAAATCGTCGGCAACCTCTCGTCGCTGTACGACTACGTCGTGCAACGCCTGCTGCTGGCCAACCTGCGCAACGACGTGCAGGCGCTGGACGAGGCCGACCGCCTGCTCGATCACCTGGCTTCCGCCTGGCGGGAGATCGACGACAGGCCTCCCAACTGA
- a CDS encoding FliC/FljB family flagellin, with the protein MAQVINTNSLSLLTQNNLNKSQSALNTAIERLSSGMRINSAKDDAAGQAIANRFTANIKGLTQASRNANDGISIAQTTEGALTEVNNNLQRIRDLSVQAATGTNSATDLDSIQSEIGQRLDEINRVSEQTQFNGVKVLSANAGKLTVQVGANDGETIDIDLQEISAKTLGLDNFNVNGKGATNKAATEADLLVAGWAKGPTTNGNTAYTKNTVAATANDVLGKMQDGGTVQIGANSTYTYSASSKSYTLAETGRTGTALTDSLKAPAGQSLSATVSLSGKATDVKIDSSGGITAADGSALFVDTTGNLTATNNGGTAVAATVTSLTGKMATAGDTIKINGTGTVFTATATAGTMSVKNEPVAASTVKALVNTFATANEIDIDGAGTTDAYTVDITTGDVKSKTAPAAQFVDISGALTAATSETITMHENGVVTDSKANTVYADATKTGALTTKTVSNTTATVDPLKALDAALSKVDKLRSSLGAVQNRFDSIIANLGTTITNLSSSRSRIEDSDYAVEVSNMTRAQILQQAGTSVLAQANQTTQGVLSLLR; encoded by the coding sequence ATGGCGCAAGTCATCAATACGAACAGCCTTTCTCTTCTCACGCAGAACAACCTCAACAAGTCGCAATCGGCCCTGAACACGGCCATCGAGCGCCTGTCTTCGGGCATGCGCATCAACAGCGCCAAGGACGACGCAGCCGGCCAGGCCATCGCCAACCGCTTCACCGCCAACATCAAGGGCCTGACGCAAGCTTCGCGCAACGCCAACGACGGCATCTCGATCGCGCAGACGACCGAAGGCGCACTGACCGAAGTCAACAACAACCTGCAGCGCATCCGCGACCTGTCGGTGCAAGCCGCCACCGGCACCAACTCGGCCACCGACCTGGACTCGATCCAGTCGGAAATCGGCCAGCGCCTGGACGAAATCAACCGCGTCTCGGAGCAGACCCAGTTCAACGGCGTGAAGGTCCTGTCGGCCAACGCCGGCAAGTTGACGGTGCAAGTGGGCGCGAACGATGGCGAAACCATCGACATCGACCTGCAGGAAATCAGCGCCAAGACCCTGGGTCTGGACAACTTCAACGTGAACGGCAAGGGCGCCACCAACAAGGCCGCCACCGAGGCCGACCTGCTGGTCGCCGGCTGGGCCAAGGGTCCCACCACCAACGGCAACACGGCTTACACGAAGAACACCGTGGCTGCCACGGCCAATGACGTGCTCGGCAAGATGCAGGACGGCGGCACGGTCCAGATCGGCGCGAATTCCACCTACACGTACAGCGCTTCGTCGAAGAGCTACACGCTGGCTGAAACGGGCCGCACCGGCACCGCGCTGACGGACTCGCTGAAGGCGCCGGCTGGCCAGAGCCTGTCTGCCACCGTCTCCCTCAGCGGCAAGGCCACGGACGTCAAGATCGACAGCTCCGGTGGTATCACGGCAGCCGACGGCTCGGCGCTCTTCGTTGACACGACTGGCAACCTGACGGCCACCAACAACGGCGGTACGGCCGTCGCGGCAACCGTCACGTCGCTGACCGGCAAGATGGCCACTGCCGGCGACACGATCAAGATCAACGGCACCGGTACGGTGTTCACCGCCACGGCTACCGCCGGCACGATGAGCGTCAAGAACGAGCCCGTGGCTGCTTCGACGGTCAAGGCACTGGTGAACACGTTTGCAACCGCCAACGAGATCGACATCGACGGCGCCGGCACCACCGACGCCTACACCGTGGATATCACCACGGGCGATGTGAAGAGCAAGACCGCGCCTGCTGCGCAATTCGTCGACATCAGCGGCGCATTGACCGCCGCGACGTCGGAAACGATCACGATGCATGAAAACGGCGTTGTGACCGACAGCAAGGCCAACACCGTCTACGCAGACGCCACGAAGACCGGCGCCCTGACCACCAAGACGGTCAGCAACACCACCGCAACGGTCGACCCGCTCAAGGCCCTGGACGCTGCCCTGTCGAAGGTCGACAAGCTGCGCTCCTCGCTGGGTGCGGTGCAGAACCGTTTCGACTCGATCATCGCCAACCTCGGCACCACGATCACCAACCTGTCGTCGTCGCGTTCGCGCATCGAAGACTCGGACTACGCCGTGGAAGTGTCGAACATGACGCGCGCGCAGATCCTGCAGCAAGCCGGTACCTCGGTGCTGGCCCAGGCGAACCAGACGACGCAAGGCGTGCTCTCGCTGCTGCGTTAA
- a CDS encoding flagellar protein FlaG: MSQPVPAASAATESPWLQQLLAGRTGGAATATAAAEAAALRKAEVEEVTPVQIEMAVKSVNASLESRSISLKFEVDRDTDKLIVKVVDRSNGEVIRQIPTEEVVRIARVMDQQAGLLVSQQA; encoded by the coding sequence ATGTCCCAGCCCGTACCCGCCGCCTCTGCCGCGACAGAAAGCCCCTGGCTGCAGCAACTGCTGGCCGGCCGCACCGGCGGCGCGGCCACGGCCACGGCTGCCGCCGAGGCCGCCGCACTGCGCAAGGCCGAGGTCGAAGAGGTGACGCCGGTGCAGATCGAGATGGCGGTGAAGTCCGTCAACGCGTCGCTCGAAAGCCGTTCGATCAGCCTGAAGTTCGAGGTCGACCGCGACACCGACAAGCTCATCGTCAAGGTGGTCGACCGCAGCAACGGCGAAGTCATTCGCCAGATTCCGACCGAAGAGGTCGTTCGCATCGCCAGGGTCATGGACCAGCAGGCCGGGCTTCTGGTGAGTCAGCAAGCCTGA
- the fliK gene encoding flagellar hook-length control protein FliK, translating to MLGLTGLIDALMAARLTPRLDLLGLKPEATVGAPGAAVAVPKTANDVRLPSRAALDRLVPSGASGGDVAAPPTGGAPASIDTRLSVAARVIGAVLADLQAEPGPVRGEAPLLSPVSRQGANTAALAGTLAQTVSDSGLFYESHLAEFAAGTRTLAQMAREPQARWASPVMVAMTTATAGQGVVVAATALAATDVATPPAPNAAAQAPGADAPEAATAQPARVVARSESAAAPAPDAARVQAAYGLSDAVPEVLAPRIAEQARAAVDVAHTPAPRGAEVIHPQAVTVVHQQLDLLASAAFRWSGQAWPEVPMAWAIEEEQARSGAREGEPADEEGARRWSTTVSLVLPRLGEVDLRLSLSGPTVQAHLHARENATVARLRGDAGRLAQRFEAVGLQLQQLQVTAKAAG from the coding sequence ATGCTGGGACTCACCGGACTGATCGACGCCCTGATGGCCGCACGCCTGACGCCGCGGCTGGACCTGCTCGGCCTCAAGCCGGAGGCCACGGTGGGTGCGCCCGGTGCAGCGGTGGCCGTGCCGAAGACGGCGAACGACGTGCGCCTGCCGTCGCGTGCGGCGCTGGACCGGCTGGTGCCGTCGGGCGCGTCCGGTGGCGATGTGGCTGCGCCTCCGACTGGCGGTGCGCCGGCTTCGATCGACACCCGCCTGTCGGTGGCTGCGCGCGTGATCGGCGCGGTGCTGGCCGACCTGCAGGCCGAGCCCGGGCCGGTGCGCGGCGAAGCGCCGTTGCTGTCGCCCGTCTCGCGCCAAGGAGCGAACACCGCGGCACTCGCGGGCACGCTGGCGCAGACGGTGTCGGACAGCGGGCTGTTCTACGAATCGCACCTCGCCGAGTTCGCTGCGGGCACGCGCACGCTCGCGCAGATGGCGCGGGAGCCTCAGGCGCGTTGGGCGAGTCCGGTGATGGTGGCGATGACGACTGCAACAGCAGGGCAGGGTGTGGTGGTTGCGGCGACGGCGTTGGCGGCGACTGATGTTGCGACGCCGCCCGCACCGAATGCAGCAGCGCAAGCTCCCGGGGCTGATGCGCCCGAGGCCGCAACCGCACAACCCGCTCGCGTGGTCGCGCGCAGCGAAAGCGCCGCAGCGCCCGCACCGGATGCGGCGCGCGTGCAAGCGGCCTACGGCTTGTCCGATGCCGTGCCGGAAGTGCTCGCGCCCCGCATTGCGGAACAAGCACGCGCTGCAGTCGATGTCGCCCACACACCCGCCCCGCGCGGCGCCGAAGTGATCCACCCGCAAGCCGTCACCGTCGTGCACCAGCAGCTCGACCTGCTGGCCAGCGCCGCTTTCCGCTGGAGCGGCCAGGCCTGGCCCGAAGTGCCGATGGCGTGGGCGATCGAGGAAGAGCAAGCCAGGTCCGGCGCACGCGAAGGTGAACCTGCTGACGAAGAAGGCGCACGCCGCTGGTCGACCACCGTGTCGCTGGTGCTGCCGCGGCTGGGCGAAGTCGACCTGCGCCTGAGCCTCAGCGGCCCGACCGTGCAGGCGCACCTGCATGCACGCGAGAACGCCACCGTGGCGCGCCTGCGCGGCGACGCCGGCCGGCTCGCGCAACGCTTCGAGGCTGTCGGGCTTCAGCTGCAGCAGTTGCAGGTGACGGCGAAGGCTGCGGGATGA
- the fliE gene encoding flagellar hook-basal body complex protein FliE produces MSSINAIESVLQQMRATALASGMGPATSAPAGAGGFAAELQRSLANISGAQQQAYAQAESFELGKPGVALNDVMVDLQKANVAFQTGLQVRNRLVSAYQDIMSMQA; encoded by the coding sequence ATGTCCTCCATCAATGCCATCGAATCCGTCCTGCAGCAGATGCGCGCCACCGCGCTCGCCAGCGGCATGGGGCCTGCGACCTCTGCGCCGGCCGGCGCGGGCGGCTTTGCGGCCGAGCTGCAGCGCTCGCTCGCCAACATCAGCGGCGCGCAGCAGCAGGCCTATGCGCAGGCCGAATCGTTCGAGCTGGGCAAGCCCGGCGTGGCGCTCAACGACGTGATGGTCGACCTGCAGAAGGCCAACGTGGCGTTCCAGACCGGGCTGCAGGTGCGCAACCGGTTGGTGTCGGCCTACCAGGACATCATGAGCATGCAGGCATGA
- the motA gene encoding flagellar motor stator protein MotA, translated as MLVLLGYLVVIGAVFGGYGLMGGHFGVLFQPVELLMIGGSALGAFIAGNNGKTIKATIRELPLLLRSSKHNRQLYMDLLALLYELLAKARKEGMMKLESDVEAPAQSEIFSRYPTILAHEGITVFLCDYLRLVISGNTDAHEIEALMDHEIETIRHEAAVPGHSLSRVGDALPALGIVAAVMGVVHALGSAHLPPSEMGALIAHAMVGTFLGVLLAYGFVSPLASLIEQKVEEAMKVYQCAKVTLLASLNGYAPQLAVEFGRKVLFSTERPSFTELDDHVREVKAR; from the coding sequence GTGCTGGTTCTGTTGGGATATCTGGTGGTGATCGGCGCCGTGTTCGGCGGCTACGGCCTCATGGGCGGGCATTTCGGCGTGCTGTTCCAGCCGGTGGAGCTGCTCATGATCGGCGGCTCCGCGCTCGGCGCGTTCATTGCGGGCAACAACGGCAAGACCATCAAGGCGACCATCCGGGAGCTGCCGCTGCTGCTGCGTTCTTCCAAGCACAACCGCCAGCTCTACATGGACCTGCTGGCGCTGCTGTACGAGCTGCTCGCCAAGGCCCGCAAGGAGGGCATGATGAAGCTCGAGTCCGACGTGGAAGCGCCGGCGCAGAGCGAAATCTTCAGCCGCTACCCGACCATCCTGGCGCACGAGGGCATCACCGTGTTCCTGTGCGACTACCTGCGCCTGGTCATCAGCGGCAACACCGACGCGCACGAGATCGAGGCCCTCATGGACCACGAGATCGAGACGATCCGCCACGAGGCCGCCGTGCCCGGCCACAGCCTCTCGCGCGTGGGCGACGCACTGCCCGCGCTGGGCATCGTCGCGGCCGTGATGGGCGTGGTGCATGCGCTGGGCTCGGCCCACCTGCCGCCTTCGGAAATGGGCGCGCTCATTGCGCACGCCATGGTCGGCACCTTCCTGGGCGTGCTGCTGGCCTACGGCTTCGTGTCGCCGCTGGCCTCGCTGATCGAACAGAAGGTCGAAGAGGCCATGAAGGTTTATCAATGCGCCAAGGTCACGCTGCTGGCCAGCCTGAACGGCTACGCGCCGCAGCTGGCCGTGGAGTTCGGCCGCAAGGTGCTGTTCTCGACCGAGCGCCCGTCCTTCACCGAGCTGGACGACCACGTCCGCGAAGTCAAGGCGCGCTGA
- a CDS encoding flagellar protein FliT: protein MAVRSEIVHCYEQIATSISAMLALARAKEWGRLPELESRCAVVVERLKEIQPLASLEPAQRDMVLCLLERIRTEQAELSGLIKPQLDDLIRRMDSLNHQKNLGKAYGLAH, encoded by the coding sequence ATGGCCGTACGCAGCGAAATCGTGCATTGCTATGAACAGATCGCCACCAGCATCTCGGCGATGCTGGCGCTGGCGCGCGCCAAGGAGTGGGGGCGGCTTCCCGAGCTGGAGTCGCGGTGCGCGGTGGTGGTCGAGCGCCTGAAGGAGATCCAGCCGCTGGCGTCGCTGGAGCCCGCGCAGCGCGACATGGTGCTGTGCCTGCTCGAGCGCATCCGCACCGAGCAGGCCGAGCTGTCGGGGCTCATCAAGCCGCAGCTCGACGACCTGATCCGCCGCATGGATTCGCTGAACCACCAGAAGAACCTGGGCAAGGCCTACGGCCTCGCGCACTGA
- the fliF gene encoding flagellar basal-body MS-ring/collar protein FliF: MSTAAPTGGLPAGGNGLPPMLERMRAQPRLPLIIGAAVLVTVLAAALLWSRGPDYKVLYTNVSDRDGGAIIASLQQMNVPYKFAEGGGAILIAGDKVAETRLKLAAQGLPKAGGVGFELMDNQKFGTSQFAEQVNYQRGLEGELARSIESIGSIEAARVHLALPKPSLFVRDQKKPSASVVLTLMRGRSIDEGQVSAIVHMVSSSVPDLDAKNVTVVDQRGNLLSSARGTSQGLDVSQLKYAQEIEQGYVRRIEAILQPLVGASNVRAQVAAEIDFSVVEHTDEKYKPNQDPTQAAIRSQQSSESAQQNGAPPGGVPGALSNQPPVNPTAPITAPKPPNAPGAPNTPAAPAAAPAGPSNTRKDVTTNYELDRTIRHVQQAAGGVKRLSVAVVVNHRDTVDAAGKASAHALTPAELEQIRNLAKEAMGFSTERGDSLNVVNSAFARDAEAGPAPELPFWRDRDNLALGKALVPYLLIGLIALFAWFAVVRPLMRRHLAPLPPAQPATPVVADAAAPSAEPEETLQQRESTRQKADMDYAQQTADKDPKLVAALIQHWMHTHD; the protein is encoded by the coding sequence ATGAGCACGGCCGCGCCCACGGGCGGCCTGCCGGCGGGCGGCAACGGCCTGCCTCCGATGCTGGAGCGCATGCGCGCGCAGCCGCGCCTGCCGCTGATCATCGGCGCCGCGGTGCTGGTGACGGTGCTGGCCGCAGCCCTGCTGTGGAGCCGCGGCCCTGACTACAAGGTGCTCTACACCAACGTGTCGGACCGCGACGGCGGCGCGATCATCGCGTCGCTGCAGCAGATGAACGTGCCCTACAAGTTCGCCGAGGGCGGCGGCGCGATCCTCATCGCGGGCGACAAGGTCGCGGAAACGCGCCTGAAGCTCGCGGCGCAGGGCCTGCCCAAGGCCGGCGGCGTGGGCTTCGAACTGATGGACAACCAGAAGTTCGGCACCAGCCAGTTCGCCGAGCAGGTCAACTACCAGCGCGGGCTCGAAGGCGAGTTGGCGCGCTCCATCGAATCGATCGGCAGCATCGAAGCAGCGCGCGTGCACCTGGCACTGCCCAAGCCCTCGCTGTTCGTGCGCGACCAGAAGAAGCCCTCGGCCTCGGTGGTGCTCACGCTCATGCGCGGGCGCAGCATCGACGAAGGCCAGGTGAGCGCCATCGTGCACATGGTGTCCAGCAGCGTGCCCGACCTGGACGCCAAGAACGTGACGGTGGTCGACCAGCGCGGCAACCTGCTGTCGTCGGCGCGCGGCACCAGCCAGGGGCTGGACGTGAGCCAGCTCAAGTACGCGCAGGAAATCGAGCAGGGCTACGTGCGCCGCATCGAAGCCATTCTTCAGCCGCTGGTGGGCGCAAGCAACGTGCGCGCGCAGGTCGCGGCCGAGATCGACTTCTCGGTGGTGGAGCACACCGACGAGAAGTACAAGCCCAACCAGGACCCGACGCAGGCCGCGATCCGCAGCCAGCAGTCCAGCGAATCGGCACAGCAGAACGGCGCGCCGCCCGGCGGCGTGCCGGGTGCGCTGTCGAACCAGCCGCCGGTGAACCCGACGGCGCCGATCACGGCGCCTAAGCCGCCGAACGCACCGGGCGCACCGAACACGCCCGCCGCGCCTGCCGCCGCACCGGCCGGCCCGAGCAACACGCGCAAGGACGTCACGACCAACTACGAACTCGACCGCACCATCCGCCACGTGCAGCAGGCCGCCGGCGGCGTGAAGCGCCTGTCGGTCGCCGTGGTGGTGAACCACCGCGACACGGTCGATGCCGCGGGCAAGGCCAGCGCCCATGCCCTCACGCCAGCCGAGCTGGAGCAGATCCGCAACCTCGCGAAGGAAGCCATGGGCTTCAGCACCGAGCGCGGCGATTCGCTCAACGTGGTCAACAGCGCCTTCGCCCGCGACGCCGAGGCCGGCCCCGCGCCCGAGCTGCCGTTCTGGCGCGACCGCGACAACCTTGCGCTCGGCAAGGCGCTGGTCCCCTACCTGCTCATCGGCCTGATCGCGCTGTTCGCCTGGTTCGCCGTGGTGCGTCCGCTGATGCGCCGGCACCTGGCGCCGCTGCCGCCCGCGCAACCTGCGACGCCCGTGGTCGCTGACGCCGCCGCGCCTTCCGCCGAACCCGAAGAAACACTGCAGCAGCGCGAGTCCACACGCCAGAAGGCCGACATGGACTACGCCCAGCAGACCGCCGACAAGGACCCCAAGCTCGTGGCCGCCCTGATCCAGCACTGGATGCACACCCATGACTAG
- the fliD gene encoding flagellar filament capping protein FliD, producing MASISSIGVGSNLDLGALLTQLQTAENQPLVALKAKQTSYNSKLSAYGTLQSALNGIQAAAKKLGDPALFQAITGTPSVSGILAASGTDPRSVGTYAIDISQLAQAQSVIAKGQANTTTSIGSGKITIDFGKVSGGTLDPATGQYTGATFDKDMTRTAKPITIDATNNTLGGIRDAINAANAGVSATIVNDGSGTPNRLVLTSTQTGETSAMRISVDGDAALQNLLGNDPAGTQNLKQTAAAQNAKLTVNNIAVTSTSNSVTDAIQGTTLTLVQTGKLNLVMKANTASVKTAITDFVKAYNALQSTAKSLTAFDTDAETAAPLVGDSTLRNLQTRIRQALVAPQVGGPNDLKVLTSIGISFQKDGTLAIDNDKLDKAIDTNLEGVAKLFSSATGSTAGYGKQLTALVDDLTGSKGALKVATDGVTTSLKQLDTQYTAMKERADATVERYRKQFVQLDVAMNSMNNTLKYLAQQFDAMNASKG from the coding sequence ATGGCATCGATCAGCAGCATCGGCGTTGGCTCCAACCTTGACCTGGGCGCTTTGCTGACCCAGCTGCAGACCGCGGAGAACCAGCCGCTCGTGGCCCTGAAGGCCAAGCAGACCAGCTACAACAGCAAGCTCTCGGCCTACGGCACGCTGCAAAGCGCGCTCAACGGCATTCAGGCGGCTGCCAAGAAGCTGGGCGATCCGGCGCTGTTTCAGGCCATCACCGGCACGCCGAGCGTGAGCGGCATCCTGGCCGCGAGCGGCACCGACCCGCGCTCGGTCGGGACCTATGCCATCGACATCTCGCAGCTCGCGCAGGCGCAGTCGGTCATCGCGAAGGGCCAGGCCAACACCACCACGTCGATCGGCAGCGGCAAGATCACCATCGACTTCGGCAAGGTCTCGGGCGGCACGCTGGACCCGGCGACCGGTCAGTACACCGGCGCCACCTTCGACAAGGACATGACGCGCACGGCCAAGCCGATCACCATCGATGCGACGAACAACACGCTGGGCGGCATCCGCGACGCGATCAACGCGGCCAACGCGGGCGTGTCGGCCACCATCGTGAACGACGGCAGCGGCACGCCCAACCGGCTGGTGCTCACGTCCACCCAGACCGGCGAAACCTCGGCCATGCGCATCTCGGTGGACGGCGACGCCGCGCTGCAGAACCTGCTGGGCAACGACCCCGCCGGCACACAGAACCTGAAGCAGACCGCCGCGGCGCAGAACGCCAAGCTCACCGTCAACAACATCGCTGTCACCAGCACGAGCAACTCGGTGACCGACGCCATCCAGGGCACCACGCTCACGCTGGTGCAGACGGGCAAGCTCAACCTGGTGATGAAGGCCAACACGGCGTCGGTGAAGACGGCCATCACCGATTTCGTGAAGGCCTACAACGCGTTGCAGAGCACCGCGAAGTCGCTCACGGCCTTCGACACCGACGCCGAAACGGCCGCGCCGCTGGTGGGTGACTCGACCTTGCGCAACCTGCAGACGCGCATTCGTCAGGCACTGGTCGCGCCGCAGGTGGGCGGCCCGAACGACCTGAAGGTGCTCACGTCCATCGGCATCTCGTTCCAGAAGGACGGCACGCTGGCCATCGACAACGACAAGCTCGACAAGGCGATCGACACCAACCTCGAAGGCGTGGCCAAGCTCTTCTCCAGCGCCACCGGCAGCACCGCCGGCTACGGCAAGCAGCTCACGGCGCTGGTCGACGACCTCACCGGCAGCAAGGGCGCGCTCAAGGTCGCCACCGACGGCGTGACGACCTCGCTCAAGCAGCTCGACACCCAGTACACCGCCATGAAGGAGCGCGCCGACGCGACCGTGGAACGCTACCGCAAGCAGTTCGTGCAGCTGGACGTGGCGATGAACAGCATGAACAACACGTTGAAGTACCTCGCGCAGCAGTTCGACGCGATGAACGCCAGCAAGGGTTGA
- the flhD gene encoding flagellar transcriptional regulator FlhD, giving the protein MEVDVENCNVNAGGVISKEIGEINLAYMLLAQKLVKRDRAEAMFRLGVGRELADLLMNMSLSQIVKLAASNFLLCSFRLDDRPMFAVVGEGKEPALQQAHMSILMSAGQAQARVPSRMREAGSASA; this is encoded by the coding sequence ATGGAAGTAGACGTGGAAAATTGCAATGTCAACGCAGGCGGGGTGATTTCGAAGGAAATCGGCGAGATCAATCTGGCCTATATGCTGCTTGCACAGAAGCTGGTGAAGCGGGACCGCGCGGAAGCCATGTTCCGGCTCGGCGTGGGGCGCGAACTGGCCGATCTGCTCATGAACATGTCGCTCAGCCAGATCGTGAAGCTGGCCGCGTCCAACTTCCTGCTGTGCAGCTTTCGCCTGGACGACCGCCCCATGTTCGCGGTGGTCGGCGAGGGCAAGGAGCCCGCGCTGCAGCAGGCCCACATGTCGATCCTGATGAGCGCGGGCCAGGCGCAGGCCCGGGTGCCGTCGCGGATGCGCGAAGCGGGCTCGGCCAGCGCATGA
- the flhC gene encoding flagellar transcriptional regulator FlhC yields the protein MTRKSILGEVRQVQLAVELIGLGARLQFLEAVVTLSRERLIRLYKELKGVSPPKGLLPFSTDWYMTWLANIHSSMFYNIYRFMRDEAGEGELPALIKAYRLYTEQVESQGSEVVLDFTRAETMVRFFDSDMLQLSPCSRCGGHFVAHAHDHKHGYVCVLCRPPSRAGKARKPKLAPVRRAGLIAGGPVLDIGGAVS from the coding sequence ATGACCCGCAAGAGCATCCTGGGCGAGGTCCGGCAGGTGCAGCTCGCGGTCGAGCTCATCGGCCTGGGTGCGCGCCTGCAGTTCCTGGAGGCCGTGGTCACGCTGAGCCGCGAACGGCTGATCCGCCTGTACAAGGAACTCAAGGGCGTTTCGCCGCCCAAGGGCCTGCTGCCGTTCTCCACCGACTGGTACATGACCTGGCTGGCCAACATCCACTCGTCGATGTTCTACAACATATACCGCTTCATGCGCGACGAGGCCGGCGAGGGCGAACTGCCCGCGCTCATCAAGGCCTACCGCCTGTACACCGAGCAGGTCGAATCGCAAGGCAGCGAGGTCGTGCTCGACTTCACGCGCGCCGAGACCATGGTGCGTTTCTTCGATAGCGACATGCTGCAGCTGAGCCCGTGCAGCCGCTGCGGCGGCCACTTCGTGGCGCATGCCCACGACCACAAGCACGGCTATGTGTGCGTGCTGTGCCGCCCGCCCTCGCGCGCGGGAAAGGCGCGCAAGCCCAAGCTCGCGCCCGTGCGCCGCGCCGGCCTGATTGCCGGCGGCCCGGTGCTCGACATCGGCGGCGCGGTCTCGTGA
- a CDS encoding EscU/YscU/HrcU family type III secretion system export apparatus switch protein, producing the protein MSDELRNRHSAVVLSHADTRKAPVVVAKGYGVVAESIMREARAHGLYVHASADLVKLLMQVDLDRQIPPQLYQAVAEVMAWIHGLEGGAEVPAGDVGRAMS; encoded by the coding sequence ATGAGCGATGAATTACGCAACCGCCACAGCGCCGTCGTGCTCTCGCACGCGGACACGCGCAAGGCGCCGGTCGTGGTCGCCAAGGGCTACGGCGTGGTCGCCGAATCGATCATGCGCGAGGCGCGCGCGCACGGGCTCTACGTGCATGCGTCGGCCGACCTCGTGAAGCTCCTGATGCAGGTCGACCTCGACCGCCAGATTCCGCCGCAGCTGTACCAGGCGGTCGCGGAAGTGATGGCGTGGATTCACGGGCTCGAAGGCGGCGCCGAAGTCCCGGCGGGGGATGTCGGACGTGCCATGTCTTGA